One genomic window of Nitrospirota bacterium includes the following:
- a CDS encoding HD-GYP domain-containing protein, translating to MRDKILKSQIRDYFKVDKELIIIFLLVAMTGFIFFFVSNQRAFLNFFYLPVLIGAYFFGKRYATHSAILSIILVSVVAHVYPSTFAFSSNDELYKWLDIVTWGGFLFIVGYYMGLLFEKKEETKKEIKMTYRGIIEMLSLIIDSVDKQTQSHSYRVSVIAEMIAREMRCPEVEVENIRIAALLHDLGKMGVSAEILHKIGGLSTQEREDMKIHATLGADVLKPVGGRVLQLLPLILHHHEKYDGKGYHGLIGKGIPLGARIIAVADVYDALTTDRPYRTGLSPLQAKNEIVANAGTHFAPEVVEVFDSIFQKLESEIPMLPTKLNL from the coding sequence ATGAGGGATAAAATACTTAAGAGTCAGATAAGAGATTACTTTAAAGTAGATAAGGAATTAATTATCATTTTCCTCCTTGTTGCTATGACGGGATTTATCTTCTTTTTTGTGTCAAACCAGAGAGCCTTCTTGAATTTCTTTTATCTTCCTGTGCTTATTGGTGCTTATTTTTTTGGCAAACGCTACGCCACCCACTCAGCAATATTGTCAATAATTCTGGTTTCTGTAGTTGCTCATGTTTATCCGTCAACCTTTGCCTTTTCTTCTAACGATGAATTATATAAATGGCTTGATATTGTTACATGGGGAGGATTTCTTTTTATTGTGGGATACTATATGGGGCTTCTCTTTGAAAAGAAGGAAGAGACTAAAAAGGAAATAAAAATGACCTATCGGGGGATTATTGAGATGCTGTCCCTTATAATTGATTCGGTAGACAAACAGACCCAGAGCCATTCATACAGGGTTTCTGTTATTGCTGAGATGATAGCACGGGAGATGAGATGCCCTGAAGTTGAAGTGGAAAATATACGAATTGCAGCATTGCTTCATGATTTGGGTAAAATGGGCGTCAGTGCCGAGATACTCCACAAGATTGGGGGTTTGTCTACTCAAGAAAGGGAGGATATGAAGATTCATGCCACACTTGGCGCGGATGTGCTTAAGCCTGTTGGCGGAAGGGTATTGCAGCTTTTGCCGCTAATCCTGCATCATCACGAAAAATATGATGGAAAAGGATATCACGGCCTGATAGGAAAGGGTATTCCCCTTGGAGCAAGAATTATAGCAGTTGCCGATGTTTATGATGCACTTACCACTGATCGTCCATATCGCACAGGGCTTTCGCCACTGCAGGCGAAAAATGAGATCGTGGCAAATGCTGGAACACACTTTGCCCCCGAGGTGGTAGAGGTGTTTGACTCCATATTCCAGAAACTGGAGTCTGAAATCCCGATGCTTCCAACAAAATTAAACCTTTAA
- the galT gene encoding galactose-1-phosphate uridylyltransferase — translation MPEIRLNLVTREWVIIATERAKRPEDFKKAVVRKKLPLYSETCPFCPGNESKTPDEIYRIQGKDGWEIRVVPNKFAALSRKGERTRKTDGLKRLVAGVGTHEVLIETPLHNMTIALLPVEQVEKIIRAYKQRFLEIHDDTRIEHVIIFKNHGEGAGTSLEHPHSQIIGTPVTPFQVRYRIEEMVRYFDNTGECLICKTLAEEMKDRVRIIYETKHFVTFIPYAALSAFHTWIFPKRHTTSFGMITDEEIKDLAINLKITLAKFYYGLDNPDFNYVIRSNSPKEPQTEYYHWYLSIVPRLSMAAGFELGSGMYINTSLPEDSAKFLREITHA, via the coding sequence ATGCCAGAGATTAGATTAAACCTCGTCACAAGGGAATGGGTGATTATTGCTACTGAGAGGGCTAAGAGGCCAGAGGATTTTAAGAAGGCCGTTGTAAGAAAGAAACTACCGCTCTACTCAGAGACCTGTCCTTTCTGCCCAGGAAATGAATCAAAAACACCTGATGAAATATACAGAATCCAGGGTAAGGATGGCTGGGAAATCAGGGTAGTGCCAAATAAGTTCGCTGCACTTTCGAGAAAAGGAGAACGGACAAGAAAGACAGATGGCCTTAAAAGGCTTGTTGCTGGTGTCGGGACACACGAAGTGCTCATCGAAACACCACTACATAACATGACCATCGCGCTGCTACCAGTCGAACAGGTAGAAAAAATAATAAGGGCATATAAACAGAGGTTTTTAGAGATCCACGATGATACGAGAATAGAACATGTTATTATCTTTAAGAATCACGGTGAAGGTGCTGGCACATCGCTTGAACATCCTCACTCCCAGATCATTGGAACACCTGTAACACCATTTCAGGTAAGATACAGGATAGAAGAGATGGTAAGGTATTTTGACAACACTGGGGAATGCCTTATATGTAAGACGCTTGCAGAGGAAATGAAAGATAGGGTGAGGATTATCTATGAGACCAAACACTTTGTCACATTCATTCCCTATGCAGCACTCTCTGCGTTTCACACATGGATCTTCCCTAAAAGGCATACCACCTCTTTCGGAATGATTACAGATGAGGAGATAAAGGACCTTGCAATTAATCTTAAAATAACCCTCGCAAAATTCTACTACGGGCTTGATAATCCTGACTTTAACTATGTCATCCGCTCTAACTCTCCGAAAGAACCACAAACAGAGTATTACCATTGGTATCTCAGTATAGTTCCAAGACTTTCAATGGCAGCCGGTTTTGAACTCGGCTCAGGCATGTATATAAACACCTCCCTCCCCGAAGATAGTGCAAAGTTTTTAAGAGAAATAACCCATGCTTGA